A genomic region of Arachis hypogaea cultivar Tifrunner chromosome 5, arahy.Tifrunner.gnm2.J5K5, whole genome shotgun sequence contains the following coding sequences:
- the LOC112802544 gene encoding vesicle transport protein GOT1 gives MVSFEMNDRKKIGLGLTGFGIFFSFLGVVFFFDKGLLAMGNILFVSGVSLTIGLKSTMQFFMKRSNFKGTISFGIGFLILIMGWPILGMIIEAYGFIVLFSGFWPTLAVFLQKIPILGWLFQQPYVRSLFDRYRGRRVPI, from the exons ATGGTTTCCTTTGAGATGAATGATCGCAAGA AGATTGGATTAGGGTTAACTGGATTTGGTATATTTTTCTCATTCCTTGGGGTAGTCTTCTTCTTCGACAAGGGATTACTAGCCATGGGAAAC ATCCTGTTTGTTTCTGGAGTGTCCTTAACCATTGGCCTGAAATCCACTATGCAATTCTTTATGAAACGAAGTAATTTCAAG GGAACAATCTCATTTGGTATTGGATTCTTGATTCTCATAATGGGATGGCCTATTTTGGGCATGATCATTGAGGCTTATGGATTCATCGTACTATTCAG TGGTTTCTGGCCTACACTGGCTGTTTTCTTACAGAAGATTCCCATTCTTGGTTGGTTGTTTCAACAGCCATATGTTCGATCG TTGTTTGACAGGTATAGGGGCCGGCGAGTACCTATTTAA